The sequence below is a genomic window from Planctomycetia bacterium.
GTACGGGTAAAACGGCGCCTGCTGAGAAGTCAGACGATTGGCATGGAGAAACTCCACGCGGAATCCGCGCCCGGCGACGAGATTCGCGGCGATCTCGCCATGTTCGTAGCTACGCGGCAGATCCGATGGCGCCCAAAGCAACTGCACCGCCAACAGCCGCACCGCCAGCGCAAAGACGAACAACGTTACGCCTGGACGCTCTATCAGGAATCGCTTGAAAACATTCATCCGTAAGGATTTTTGGACGATCGTTGGAGTCGTGAGTGCCAAAGCAGACAACGCACGTTGGCCAACCCTTTCTTCGCCATCTCGCCCCTCTGCGCCTCCGCGGTTCGAATGGCTTCGCCCTCTCAGTGTTCTCTGTGGTGAATCACTGGGTCGGACTTTGCTTCAGGAATTCATACCGATCGCCTGCGCGCAGCGTGCGGTTCTCGGTCGAAGACTGATCGTAGATCGCCACGCCGCCGGCGCCGATGACTTCGAATCCGTTTCCTTCGACCACGAGCGCCGTGCCTTCGTCAATGCCTAATCCCAAGAGCTGCGGGAACGCTTGTTTGAGCGCGGTCATGTCAGCAAAACGATTGCGTTCCGTAAAGTGTTGATCGATCGCCGCGCCGCGCAGGAAGCCGAAGCCGCGTTCGTAGCCTTCGTACATCATTTCCAGGTTGCCAAGCGGATTGCCGCGGACCAGATAATCGCCTTGGATGGTGGCGCCGGCGGACGATCCGGCAATCACGCCTCCGCGAGCCAACACCGCGTGGAAGCGATCCACGACCGGCGTATCGAGATACAAATCGACCAATCGCCATTGCCGTCCGCCGCTGAACCACACGCCGCGCGCGTCGTCGAGCAACTTGAGCTGTGCCGCGTCGAAGCATTGCGCGCGTTCGGCCAAATGAAACACGCGCACGTTATTGGCGCCGGCCTCGCGCAACATCGCGACGAAGTCCGAATCGTCCGGCGGGTTGCCTTCCAACGCCCCTGGCACGACGACCAACGGAGCGTCGGGTCCGCCGGCTCGCTCGATGAAGAGCGGAATCGTCTCCTGGGGCAGCGGGCCGCCGCCGATGATCAGCAGGCTGCCGCCGGGGAGCGACGGATCCACCGACTGCGCTGACGGAAACGCTGGCGCCACGCGAGCAAGCGCCGCGCGCTGGCAGGCGACGAGGTCGAGTTGTTGGCCTGCCCGCAGGGTTTCCGTGCGTGCCGGCCGCGTGCTAGATGGATTCCAACAGAATGTTACGAACGAATCGCCGATGACGGTCATCATACGGCCCTGCACGACAAGGGCTGTTCCTTCATCGATGCCGACGCCGAAACAATTTGGATTCCACGCGAGCGCTTGCCACAATCGCGTCGCGCGATTGCGGGCGAGAAAATGCTGATCGACGATCGCCCCAGGCAGCAGGTCGAAGCCGGCCGCCATTTCCGGGCGCGGGTTCCCGCCGGCGATCATCACGCGCGACATGATCGCTGCACCGGCCGACGTGCCGCCGATGGTGCCGCCGCGCGCCAGAAGCGCGGCGAGTTCGCGCTCTACGGTCGTTCCCAGATAGGCTTCCGCAAGGCGCGATTGATCGCCGCCGCCGATCCAGACCGCGGTGGCCGCGCGCAACGGGGCAATGAATGCTTCCTGATCAGCGACATTGCGGTCGCGTGTATGCAATCGCTCAACTTGTGCGGCGCCGAGCGATTGCCACGGCTCCATAGCGACTTCCGAAGGCGGCTCATCGGCCGATTCCGATGCGGTCGGAATCACGACGATCCGAGCCTGTTTCCCGCCCGCCAACCGGAAGAAGGCGCCGTAGACTTCGCTAGGCAAGTCGCCGCCGCCGCAGATGACCAGGTTGCCGGCCACTGCCCGAGGAGCATCCTCCGCATGTGCTGAGGCTGTAGCGCCAGTAATCAGCACGCAAACGCCGAGTGCGATCCGTCGCAGCGACTTGCTCATCATTCGTCGCTCATCAATTCATCGGCCGGAATCGCTAACAAGCGTCGCGATTCCTGGAGCAGGAACTCCGCGTCGGTGAACGGTTCGAAGCTGATGTCCTGCCAGCGCATCAGGCCGTTCCCGTCGATCAGAAACGTGCCGTGCAATGGAGCGTCTTCAAAATCGTCGAAGGCTCGGTAGCGGCGAAACACGCCCTGCCTGGCGTCGGAGAACAGCGGGAAGGGGAACCCGCCTTCCGTCGTGCAAGCGGCGAGCGATTTTTCCAGATCCAATTCTTCATCGGTGCTAATCGCCACCAGCTCGATGCCGGCCTCGCGGAATTTCGCCGTCAAAGGAGCAAACTTGTTCAACTGCTCGACGCAATGCAGGCAGCCGTACCCGAGGTAGAAAACGACCACGACCGGCCGACCACGGTAATCTGATAACGACACCGCGCGGCCGTCCGGCGCGACGAGCGTCCAATCTGGCGCGGGCGAGGGCCGCCATGTGAATGGTCCCAGCGACGCCAACTCCGGCCGCTCGCCGACGTCTTCCTTCGCCGCGGCAGGTACGCGCCAATCTTCCGCAAAGCCGAGCTCACGCGCGATCGGCGTCAATCGTTGGAATGGCGGAAAATCCAAATCGATGTGTGCTGAGATCTCGCGCAGCTTGTTGAATGCTTCGCCAGCGTCGGCGGCTTTCCCGGCGGCATGCAGGATGTAAACCTGATTCGCCAGCGGTTGCACTTGCCGTTCGTGTTCACTCGCGTCGGCGGTCGCGAGTTCGACAGCCTTGTCCGACTTGCCGGCGGCCAAGTAAAGACGTGCCAACCGATCACGAGGTACATCCTTCGCCGCATTCAATAATGCCAGGGCCAACTCCGGTCGCTCCTCCCCCAAGTCATGCATGCCCCATAATTCCAGCAGCGCGTTCCTCAGTGGATTGATCCGTCCGTCGTGCCCTTCTTCGGCCTGCTTGCGGGCTTCGGCGATTTTCTCCGGCGTTTGCTTTTCCTCGGTCGCCTTGCGGACTGCCTCCGCGCCGTCCTTATAGCGGGCGTTCGCTTCGTCGCGAAGCCGCGTTTCCAAGTCGTCGATGATCTTTCCGCCTGCTTCATTGCGCCCCAGCGAGAAATTGGCTACGCCCAGGGCGCGCAGGCTTTTGACCTGATCCGCCTGATCGTCGATCGGCTCCAGATACATCGTCTCCGATAGCGTCACCAACTCCTCCCACTGCTCAAAGCGCGACAACGACTGCAACAGCCGCTCGCGGCCGAGCGACGCGCTCGTACCTCCCTTGGTGGGCAGGTTGTATTTCGGATGCCGCGGCGAAGTGAGCATGTTCTTGGCCAGGCGAATCGCGTCATGAACGCGCCCAACGAACAGCAAATCGCGGATCAGCCATTCGCTATTGTGCGCGTAGTTGTGAATCTGATCCGGCAACACGCGATCGCGCATCATGTATTCGTGATCCACTCGGTTCGAAGCTTCCTGCTGCCAGGCGGCGTCGTCGTAGCGCTTGAGGCCAGAGAAAATATGGCCCGGCATGTGCCACATGTGCGCGATCGCGGGAGACGATTGCCCGCACCGCGCAGCCGAGGTCAGCGCTCGTTCGGATTTCTCGCCGTCCCAGAGATGAATGCGATAGTGATGCACAGGATGCATCGGTTCGGCCGCGAGCACTTCGCGGATCAACGAGTTTACCGCCTCGTGCGATGACAGCGGCCAGCCGTTGTCTTTGTTTTGCCAGATCAATACGGCGAGGAACGCCTTGGCCTCAACGTCGTCCGGAAAATCGTTGATGATCGTTTCATACGCGCGCACGAGGTCGCGCCGCCGGTCTTTGTTGCTCTTGTCGCCGTCGGCATAATAGGCGGCCAGCGAATCAATCCACTGCCGCTCGCGCGGACTGGCAGGTTCCTTCCGCTCGACCGCTTCCTTGATCAGCGACTTGGCGCGTTTTTCGTTGTTGATGTTCGCCATTGCCAGACCCCAGTAGGCCATGGCGCATTGCGGATCGAGCCTGGCAGCCTGGCGGAACGAACGCTCCGCCTCGAAATACCAGAAGCCATGCAACTGGCCGACGCCCTGATCGAAGAATTGCTGCGCCTCGGGCGACGCGGTCGTCACCGCAAAGTGGCAGCGCCCGGTTCCGCCCATCAATCGCGCCGCCTGACGCGGCCCGTCGTTAAACGCCTCGCCATGCGCGGAATGCCCCGCCGCCGGCCCAGGCTGATCCGCCGGTGTTGCGGCCTCGGTCGGCGCTTGTGTTTCGGCCGCTGGCTCGTCCGCAAGGCAAAGCGGCGCGGCGAAAAACGCGAACAAGATGCTAGCAAACGGCAAGTACCGACAACGAACGTCCATCGGGCAGGCCTACGGGGAAGGAACAAGCGCGGCGGGGTGGATGGCCCCATTGTAGTCGATGGAAGTTGACTACGGGAACCTGCCCAATTTGGATGCAATCCAGCCCGGACGGGTAGTTCCAGCGGTCGCTTTCAGTTCGCCGGAAGATGCCGGTCGGCGAAGTTGAGGTATTGCTCCCAGTCGTAGGGGAGTACGGCGTGTTCGCCGGTGCGCAGGTGATAGCCGATGGTCTCGCCGACGGGCTTGTCGACCGGCGGAGGAGCCGTGACGCCAAGACCGGTCTTACCGAGGAGTGCGTACACGAGTTCTGCGTTCACGGCGGAAAGAAACTCTCCTTTGGGATCGGCCCATTGGTCGTCGCTGGCGCTGGCAATGTAGACCGGGCGCGGGGCGATCAACGCGATCAACTCATGCTGGTCGAAGGGCAGGTCGTCTTCGCGGTTGTTGAATTGCTTATATGCAGTACAAAACCAATGCGGGAATGACGTGTTGATCCGCCCGACAGTCTCGCCGAAGCGCCGGCGGGAAATCGCCGCGCCCCCTTCGCCGGAATTATTGGACACGCAGAGGGCGAATCGCTCGTCATTGGCCGCGGCCCAGAGCGCCGTTTTGCCGAGGCGTGAATGTCCCATGATGGCCACGCGACGGGCGTCGATGTCGCCGTCAGTCTCCAGGTAATCAAGGACGCGACTCAGCCCCCAGGCCCAGGCGGCGATGGCGCCCCAGTCATCGTCGCGAAATTTGGTGATCGGTTGCGCAGCGGGCGTGGCGGTCGCCTTGCCATCGACGGGAAACACAGAGCGGACGCCATCGCGCCAGCCCTCTTCGTGATCCGGTTCGATGTCCCCATAGTACACGGACGCCAACGCGTAGCCGCGCTCGATCACGCGTTCGACCATCCAGTTGTCGGTTTGCGTACCGCGCGAAGCATCGGTGGCGCGGTTGCCGTCGGTCGCGACTCCTTCGCGCACCCAGCGGTCGGTAATTCGGATCGCCGGATCGCGGCAAACGACCTGATTGCCGGAAAAGTTGAGCCCCAGAAACGCCGGCGCCGGACCGGTTCGCTTGTTCGGCACGTACAGCAACAACCGCAGACGCGGCCCGTTCGGCTGCTTCGTTAAGTGAATCGTGATCTGCTTCCGCGTCGCCGCGCCGCCGAAGGCTTGTTGGCTCGATTCCTCGAGTTCGTAGCGAACGTCCGTCGGGCGTCCCGGAGCGCGGCCGTACATCTTGGAGCTGAACAACTCCAGCAATTCCGGCCGTCGTACCTCGCGCCACCTTTTCGCTGAATCAACCGCCTTACCGTCGGCGGCCACCAAAGGATCAGGCAATGTGTAGCTCGGCACCGCGGCTTCGTCGTAGTTGGCCTTGAACTCTTGGGCGGACGCGGAAGCCGTCATACACAACGCCAGGAGGAGAATTGAATAGCGAAGGGAACGCGCGGGCGAGATCACGATCGATCGGCTTTCGTTGGGAATACGATGAAGGAAATCCAAGTGCAAACATCTCGCATCAAACTCGCCCGCCGGGTGCTCGATACATCGGGCGTACCCGGCGGGCGGCGATGGCGATGGGACGTTCCACAAGCTTAGCTCATCCGACCTAGCGACCCGGACCCGGCAGCTTGGAGAGGTCGATTTCCAGTTTAGCGCCCTGCATTTCCTCGAACTGCTTCTTCTGGGCCTCGTCCACAACCGCCCACAGGCCGTCGTCCCGGCTCTTGATCATTTCGGCGATCTTCGCGTCCCGTTCGGTTTCGGACAGACTCTGGAAATCCTGGAACGAATCGCGCGATTTGCTCCGGCTCTCGGCCAGCGATTGCTGCAACTTCTGTTTTTGCTCGTCGGTGACTTTCAACGACTCGGCGACCGCGTCGTCGGTCAGCGCCACGGCGCCGTTGGCTTGCAAATAGATTTCATGCGCGCGCTTCCGCTGCGTTTCGTCCAACAATTCGTTGAACTCTTTCGTGAACTCTGCGTTCAGCAACGCGATTTCCTTGAACATCTTGTCGAAATCGCCATTGGCGTCTTCGCGGGCGGCGCGACGTTCATCGCTCAGGTCCGTGTTCAGCGTGGTGACTTTGCCTTTCTGTTCGTCCGTCAATTTGAGGTCGGCCTGGACTTCGTCCAACTGGGCCAACTGCACGGACGTGATCACGCCGAACAACCGCGTGAAACCACGCCGCTGGGCCGAGGCCGAGGACGACGTAGCAGTCCATAATGCCACGGCGACAACGCTCACCACGGCAACTCTCAGGGATCGATACATGGCTCTTCCTTTCCGCGTGCCGAGGCACGTCGCGAGACAAGGGAACAGGTCTAACGCTCACCGCTCGCCAGGAACGATGGGCAGCGCGCCGGTATTCTAAGGGACCCGGAACCGGCAATTCCAGTAGCGCGGCGTGATTTGTCGCGTTCCGGCGTGCACTTTCCGGTTCAACGAACGCCAAGGCGCCGGTTGATGTGTTCCTCGAGGTAGGCGAACGCCGCCGTTTCGCTCGCGCCGCCAGTCTTGGCGACGGGCGAAGACAAACGCGCCATTTCGGCACGAATCTCGGCATCCGGCAGAATGCCCACGCGCGTCGCCAGAATCGCCGCCTCCAGTACCGCATGCTTGGCTCGGTTGAAGCCGAAGAACTCCCGCTGCACGCCCCGTCCCACGACTTCGGCCTCCACCTCAGCCCGGTCGTGGCGATCATCAATGGAACGGACGCGAAACGCGTACCACCGGCAGGCGTCGCTCAGGATCATGCCGTCTACGAATTCCGCCGCGCGCATCGCAGGCAGCGGCCCGGCGTCGCCGATCGCGCGACGCGCCAGCAATTCAACGTCGTCCGTGACGTGAAACACGCCTTCGCCTTGCCGTTTCAAATTGGCGAATGTCGTCGAAGATTGAAACGGTCGCAGCAGTAGCCGATCCATCGTCACGTCGACGATCGGCCCCATCGGCGCAAGATTCACCGTGCGATCAGCGTTGAACGTCGTTACCAGGCCTTCCAGGATCAGGGGCATAGGGATTGATCCAACACTACGACTAGAACGTCACCGGTCGACTGGGAAGTTCGGCCGCGGATCGCTCCGGCGGCGCGAGTTCGCGTGACGGTAAAACCGAACCAGCGATAGGGACGCCCGCCAGTTCCAGAAAATTACGCAGCAGCGCGTAACCGTGATCGGTCAGAATCGACTCCGGGTGAAACTGCACGCCGAAAATCGGCAATTCGCGATGTTCCAGGCCCATGATCGTGCCGTCCTCCGCGCGAGCCGTGACGCGCAACGCTTCCGGCAGCGACTCTTCGTCGACGGTCAGGGAATGATAACGCCCCACGTTCAAGGGACTTGGAATCGATCGGAAAACGCCGGTTCCATCATGGGTGATGCGCGACGTCCGGCCATGCATTGGCGTCGGAGCGCGCTCAATCTTGCTACCGAGTGCCGCCGCGATCGTTTGATGTCCCAGGCAAACGCCAAGGATTGGCAGTTCTCTGTGCAGCTCGCGCACCAACTCCAGCGATGCCCCCGCCTCGCTGGGCGAACAGGGGCCAGGCGAAAACACTAGCGCGGCCGGCGCCAAGCGGCGCACTTCCGCGACGTCGACGGCGTCATTCCGCACCACGCGCGTCGGCGCGCCGAGCCGTTCGAAATACCGGGCCAGGTTGAAGACGAAGCTGTCGTAGTTGTCGATCAGCAAAATCATGTCGCCATGAATTGTCCCGGACCTACCCGGCGCCGCAAAGTGCCCAGCAGTCGAAACGCCTCCCAGCTCCGTATCACCAATGCGAGGCGGTCTCTTTCGCTGTGAGTCGCCAAGGTAGTTTGTCGGGCCTATCCTATGCCGTGGCAACAGGTTATGATCGAAGTTTCGGGCCACGCTGACGGGATTCTCCGTCGAAATACCGGGATCGCCACCGTCATGTCGGAAACCAGTCGGGATATCTCGCTCCGCGAATTTCAGCAGTTAATCCGCGAGATGTACCTGGAAAAAGACCTGGCGCGCGGGGTCGATGGGACGTTCATGTGGCTGATGGAGGAAGTCGGCGAGTTGGCCAGTGCGCTCCGCGAAGGCACGCACGAGGAGCGGATGGGCGAATTCGCCGACGTCTTCGCCTGGCTGACGACGATCGCGAACGTGGTAGGCGTCGACCTCAACGACGCCGTCGCCCGCAAGTACGGCGACGGTTGCCCCGGCTGCGGACGGTTGATCTGCACGTGCGACATGGCGGAGAAGCCATGAGTCGAAGTCCTTTTCGAGTCACGCCGCGATTCAGCGCGCTAGTCCTGTGCGCGATGCTGCTATGCGTCCGTCACGCGTCGAGCTTTGCCGCCGAGGCAGCGGCCTTTCCTCGCGTGACAGAAGTTCGCGTAGGCATCGCGAGCGCCTATCAAGCGGGACGTTGGACGCCGGTGGTCGTGACGCTCGAAGGCGGCGCCGATGATTTCGCCGGGCAGTTCTTCCTGACCACAGTTGATGGCGACGGCGCACCGTATCGGGTGCCAGCATTCGCACAATCGCCCGCTTCGGCAGATGGCCGGCGCGAACTCATCTTTTATTTCCGTCCGGCCGCGTTGGACAACGAACTCGGCCTGCAGATGGTCCACGCCGACGGCAGCCTGCGGAACGAAGCGTTCTCCATCGACGACGAACGCGCCACCTTGCGCGTGCCGCGGGCAATGCCGGCGAATGAACGCCTCGTGGTCAGCGTCGGCCCGCCGCTCGGACTGACGACCGCCTTTGCACAGTCGCAAGACCTAACCGGCGGGACGCGGCCGATCGAGCTAGCGCAAGTCACGGACTTACCGGCGCATGCGCTCGGTTGGGACGGTATCGACACACTGTTCGTGAATACAGAAGATGCGGCGTTGAACGCCACTTGGACGCGACAACCGGAGCGCGCCGAAGCCCTCGCCACCTGGGTCCGGCAAGGCGGACGGCTGGTCCTGCCCATCGGTCGCGAAGCGGAAACTCTGCTTGGCGCGGAGCACCCGCTGGCGCAATTCATCCCCGGCCAATACGCCGGGCAAGTGGCGTTACTGGCATCGCAAACCAGTGTTTGGGAAGACTACGCGGCGTCGCCGCAACCACTCCCGCCGTTGCGTACGGCAACGGGCGAGGAAAGGCTCCAAGTTCCTAACGTGACAGGGCTGCGGGGCAAAGTAGAAACGCCGACCAATCTCGGCGCAGGACAGCCGCCACTCGTGGTTCGACTTCCCCATGGGTTGGGTGAAGTCGTCTACGTAGCGGCCGACTTGAGCCAACCGCCATTCGCCAAGTGGAGCGGGCGCAACAATCTCCTGCGCCGCTTCACGCGTAGCGCCCTGATGGGCGAGTCCATCGCCGGCAACACCGGCAATCGCACGGCGATCCAGCAAGATCTCGTCGAGCAATTGCGCCGCGCACTCGACGATTTTCCCGGCGTCAGCCTGGCGCCGTTTCTGTGGGTGACGATGTTGGTCGTAGGCTACGTGGCGCTTGTGGGCCCGGGCGACTACGGCTTCCTGCGGCGATTGACAGGGCGCATGGAATGGACCTGGTTCACTTTCCCGTTACTGGTCGTCGCGGCTAGCGCCGGTGGCTACTGGTTCGCCTGCCACTTGAAGGGCAGCCAACTGCGCGTTAACCAATTCGATATCATCGACGTCGACGGGGACGGCGCGGCGCGCGGAGTGAGCGTGGCAAACCTGTTCAGCCCCGAGGCAAATGCTTACCAATTGGCCATGCAACCGGCGCTGGGCGGCGCGTTGAAGATCGACAATCCGACGGTTCGCATGAGTGCGTTCGCGTTGGCGCCTGCGGCATTCTCCGGCGACCCGAACCGCTCGACGGTGCAGCCTTTGGCGAGCGACGCGTACGCCTTCGACCAGCAATTGGACGTGATGCAAGGCCTGCCGATGCAGATCTGGTCGTCCAAGACGGTTATGGCGGAGTGGCGGGGAACCGTGCAAAAACTCGCGTCAGCAAACCTCACGCACGGCGGCGACGGCTTGCCGGAGGGGCAGTTGACGTGGCATGCCCCGTGGGCGCTCGACGATTGCTGGCTCGTCTACGGCAACACGGTGACGCGCTTGGGACGGCTCGTCGCGAACGAACCGGCGACTGTCGGTTCGCGCTCCGGCGAAGGCTGGAGCACGCTCAGCAATTTGTTGCGTTATCAGCGTCGCGTACAACGCTCGCCGGGCAAAGAAGAGTACACGATGGTCGGCACGCAGTGGGACGCCGAATCCACCGATGTGAAAGAAATCCTCCGCCAGATCCTGTTCTACGACGCCGCCGGCGGTAGCGAGTACTCGCACTCCTGGAACGGCGCATTGCGACAACTCGACCTCAGCGCCCGTCGCGACTTGGGCCAGGCAATGCTCGTCGGCTTCGTCGCCGAACCGCTCGCCAAAGATGCGCCGGGCGCGGTGCTTCATCACAACGGCCAACCACTCCGCGGCGAAGATGAGCGCCGCTGGGTCGTGGTCAGAACTCTGTTGCCTGTCAGTCCCATTGCACCGGTCGCGCCAGCCGCCGCCAGCACTTCTCCCGACTCTAGCCCCGCGCCCAGTCCATGATCGAGACCCGCGACCTCACGAAAACCTACGGCGAGATCCACGCGCTCAAGCATTTCGACTTGAAGCTCGATCGCGGCGACGTGTTCGGCTTCATCGGCCCCAACGGCGCCGGCAAGACGACCACGATGCGCATCCTCGCCACGCTGCTCAATCCCACCTGGGGCGAGGCGTACGTCTGCGGGTATTCGATCTACACGAAGCCGAAGGAAATCCGACGGCTGATCGGCTACATGCCGGACTTCTACGGCGTGTACGACGATATGAAGGTGATCGAATACCTGGAGTTCTTCGCCGCGGCTTATCGTATCGACGGGCCCGCGCGACGCAAGAAATGCGAAGACGTGCTCGCGCTCGTCGATCTCGGCTATAAGCGCGACGAGTTGGTTACCAGCCTGTCGCGCGGCATGAACCAGCGCCTCGGCTTGGCCCGGGTGTTATTGCATGATCCGCAGGTGTTGCTGCTGGACGAACCGGCCAGCGGCCTCGATCCCCGCGCCCGCATCGAGATTCGCACGCTGCTCAAGGAACTGCGCAATCTTGGCAAAACAATCATGGTTTCCAGCCACATCCTGCCGGAACTGGCCGACATCTGCAACAAGATCGGCATCATCGAGCGCGGCGAATTGATCGTGAACGCCGACGTGGCCGACGTGATGCGCCAAGTACGGCGGCAGGTCGTGCTGCATATCCGCGTTCAGCAAAACCAAGAGTCCGCCGCAGCTTTGTTGCAGGCGCAAAGCTCCGTCGAAAAGATCGAGCTGCGCGACGGCACGATCATCACCACGTTGCGCCCCGAGCAGCGCGACTACAGCGATCTCGCCACGTTGCTCGTCAACGCCGGCCACCGCGTCACGCAACTTAAGGAAGACGAGATTAACCTCGAAACCGCCTTCATGGAATTGACCAAAGGCATCACGTCGTAGCGACGTAGGGCGGGCCGGCGTCAATTGAGAAATCGTCGCCTCGAACCCATCGCGGCAAATCGTCAACGCATTCCCAAACAAAACGAGGCCCGCCACTTGATTGCCTCTGCGATACCGATACTACTTTGGTGCAAGCTTGGCGCACAGCAATGCGTTCCAGACTTCGTAGCCGGCTGCGTTGATGTGAAGCTTGTCGTCTTCGAACAAGTCCTCACGCGGTAGTCCGTCGTCGCCCAGGAGAGGCGAAGCGAGGTCGACGAATCTCAGGAAGTCAGCGCCTTCAGCTTGCGCCGCGACCAATCGATTCGCCTCGCGTTGCACGTCGATCAACTCCCAACGTGCGCGGCTCGGCTTGATCGCTAAAAACAATAAGCGAGCTTCCGGCAGACCTTCATGAATCTTCGCGGCCAGCCGCGCGAAGTCCTTCGCCACTTGCTCCGCGGATTTTCCATTGGCGATATCGTTGTCGCCGGCGTAGAAGACAATCGTCCGCGGACGATATGGCAAGATGATGCGATCCGCGAAGTGCAGCGAATCCGCCACTTCGGAACCGCCGAACCCGCGGTTGATCGCTTTGAGTTCGGGAAACGCCTCCTCGAGGTTCCAGCGCACGATGCTCGAACTGCCGACGAACAAGACGCCGCCCGGCGCCGGCATTTCCTTTTGATCCTGCGCTTCGAACCGCTGGATGTCTTCTTCCCAGCGCTGCGGATCGAGCGGTTCGGCGGACGAAGCGCGCCGCCCGGTAATTCCAACGCATGCCAGGCAACTCAGCGCGCAGAACAACAGGCGACGGCGATGCATCTTTGATCCTCCAGGCATATGGACGAATCGGCTAGCGCGGCTTGCGCCGAGCCGCCTCTTCGCGTTGACGGCGACGGCGCTCGAGCAATTCGCCGGCGATGATGGGAATCGCCACCAGGCCCAGCGAGGCTTGCGTCGGCTCGTCATTCTCCTGGACGATCTGCTCTGCGGCAATTGCCTCGGCGGTCTCTTCGTCCAACCACGTTGAAATCACCGTGTCAGCGACATCGATTGCCGGCAATTCCACCGGAGACTCATCGCCCCAATTGTCGAACGATTCGTCCGCCACCGGCGGCGTCGCCAGGGGCTCGCGAATGACCCCGGGCTGATGGCGTTCAAAGTTGATATTCCGCACCGGTTGCGGATCGCGTACTGCGGGCTTACCGCTGGTCGGCTGTTCGTTGTTTTCCTCGACCGGCGGCTTGAACAGGCGTTGTTCATTCGGCGACGCGCCGTCCTGCTCATTGCGCCGACGTTGGTTCGGATCGTTCGGA
It includes:
- a CDS encoding cyanophycinase, with translation MSKSLRRIALGVCVLITGATASAHAEDAPRAVAGNLVICGGGDLPSEVYGAFFRLAGGKQARIVVIPTASESADEPPSEVAMEPWQSLGAAQVERLHTRDRNVADQEAFIAPLRAATAVWIGGGDQSRLAEAYLGTTVERELAALLARGGTIGGTSAGAAIMSRVMIAGGNPRPEMAAGFDLLPGAIVDQHFLARNRATRLWQALAWNPNCFGVGIDEGTALVVQGRMMTVIGDSFVTFCWNPSSTRPARTETLRAGQQLDLVACQRAALARVAPAFPSAQSVDPSLPGGSLLIIGGGPLPQETIPLFIERAGGPDAPLVVVPGALEGNPPDDSDFVAMLREAGANNVRVFHLAERAQCFDAAQLKLLDDARGVWFSGGRQWRLVDLYLDTPVVDRFHAVLARGGVIAGSSAGATIQGDYLVRGNPLGNLEMMYEGYERGFGFLRGAAIDQHFTERNRFADMTALKQAFPQLLGLGIDEGTALVVEGNGFEVIGAGGVAIYDQSSTENRTLRAGDRYEFLKQSPTQ
- a CDS encoding redoxin domain-containing protein; this encodes MDVRCRYLPFASILFAFFAAPLCLADEPAAETQAPTEAATPADQPGPAAGHSAHGEAFNDGPRQAARLMGGTGRCHFAVTTASPEAQQFFDQGVGQLHGFWYFEAERSFRQAARLDPQCAMAYWGLAMANINNEKRAKSLIKEAVERKEPASPRERQWIDSLAAYYADGDKSNKDRRRDLVRAYETIINDFPDDVEAKAFLAVLIWQNKDNGWPLSSHEAVNSLIREVLAAEPMHPVHHYRIHLWDGEKSERALTSAARCGQSSPAIAHMWHMPGHIFSGLKRYDDAAWQQEASNRVDHEYMMRDRVLPDQIHNYAHNSEWLIRDLLFVGRVHDAIRLAKNMLTSPRHPKYNLPTKGGTSASLGRERLLQSLSRFEQWEELVTLSETMYLEPIDDQADQVKSLRALGVANFSLGRNEAGGKIIDDLETRLRDEANARYKDGAEAVRKATEEKQTPEKIAEARKQAEEGHDGRINPLRNALLELWGMHDLGEERPELALALLNAAKDVPRDRLARLYLAAGKSDKAVELATADASEHERQVQPLANQVYILHAAGKAADAGEAFNKLREISAHIDLDFPPFQRLTPIARELGFAEDWRVPAAAKEDVGERPELASLGPFTWRPSPAPDWTLVAPDGRAVSLSDYRGRPVVVVFYLGYGCLHCVEQLNKFAPLTAKFREAGIELVAISTDEELDLEKSLAACTTEGGFPFPLFSDARQGVFRRYRAFDDFEDAPLHGTFLIDGNGLMRWQDISFEPFTDAEFLLQESRRLLAIPADELMSDE
- a CDS encoding acetylxylan esterase, giving the protein MTASASAQEFKANYDEAAVPSYTLPDPLVAADGKAVDSAKRWREVRRPELLELFSSKMYGRAPGRPTDVRYELEESSQQAFGGAATRKQITIHLTKQPNGPRLRLLLYVPNKRTGPAPAFLGLNFSGNQVVCRDPAIRITDRWVREGVATDGNRATDASRGTQTDNWMVERVIERGYALASVYYGDIEPDHEEGWRDGVRSVFPVDGKATATPAAQPITKFRDDDWGAIAAWAWGLSRVLDYLETDGDIDARRVAIMGHSRLGKTALWAAANDERFALCVSNNSGEGGAAISRRRFGETVGRINTSFPHWFCTAYKQFNNREDDLPFDQHELIALIAPRPVYIASASDDQWADPKGEFLSAVNAELVYALLGKTGLGVTAPPPVDKPVGETIGYHLRTGEHAVLPYDWEQYLNFADRHLPAN
- a CDS encoding MazG nucleotide pyrophosphohydrolase domain-containing protein, giving the protein MSETSRDISLREFQQLIREMYLEKDLARGVDGTFMWLMEEVGELASALREGTHEERMGEFADVFAWLTTIANVVGVDLNDAVARKYGDGCPGCGRLICTCDMAEKP
- a CDS encoding DUF447 family protein, yielding MPLILEGLVTTFNADRTVNLAPMGPIVDVTMDRLLLRPFQSSTTFANLKRQGEGVFHVTDDVELLARRAIGDAGPLPAMRAAEFVDGMILSDACRWYAFRVRSIDDRHDRAEVEAEVVGRGVQREFFGFNRAKHAVLEAAILATRVGILPDAEIRAEMARLSSPVAKTGGASETAAFAYLEEHINRRLGVR
- a CDS encoding ABC transporter ATP-binding protein, coding for MIETRDLTKTYGEIHALKHFDLKLDRGDVFGFIGPNGAGKTTTMRILATLLNPTWGEAYVCGYSIYTKPKEIRRLIGYMPDFYGVYDDMKVIEYLEFFAAAYRIDGPARRKKCEDVLALVDLGYKRDELVTSLSRGMNQRLGLARVLLHDPQVLLLDEPASGLDPRARIEIRTLLKELRNLGKTIMVSSHILPELADICNKIGIIERGELIVNADVADVMRQVRRQVVLHIRVQQNQESAAALLQAQSSVEKIELRDGTIITTLRPEQRDYSDLATLLVNAGHRVTQLKEDEINLETAFMELTKGITS
- a CDS encoding aminodeoxychorismate/anthranilate synthase component II, translating into MILLIDNYDSFVFNLARYFERLGAPTRVVRNDAVDVAEVRRLAPAALVFSPGPCSPSEAGASLELVRELHRELPILGVCLGHQTIAAALGSKIERAPTPMHGRTSRITHDGTGVFRSIPSPLNVGRYHSLTVDEESLPEALRVTARAEDGTIMGLEHRELPIFGVQFHPESILTDHGYALLRNFLELAGVPIAGSVLPSRELAPPERSAAELPSRPVTF